From a region of the Acinetobacter calcoaceticus genome:
- a CDS encoding PilZ domain-containing protein, which yields MQPQMGGIIQVNVPDRATLQASYMGYVQGGGLFVPSKQKVKMGQEIFILATLPEQSQKIPLTGKVIWISHKQSGFKPQGFAIQLSGDKGIYYKAEAERVLAGSMSLDRPSYTM from the coding sequence ATGCAGCCGCAAATGGGGGGTATTATTCAGGTAAATGTTCCTGATAGAGCTACTTTGCAAGCAAGCTATATGGGATATGTGCAAGGTGGAGGCCTATTTGTACCATCAAAACAAAAAGTAAAAATGGGACAAGAAATTTTTATTTTAGCTACTTTGCCTGAGCAATCTCAAAAAATTCCTCTCACTGGTAAAGTAATTTGGATATCACATAAGCAAAGTGGATTTAAACCTCAGGGTTTCGCTATTCAATTAAGTGGAGATAAGGGAATTTACTATAAAGCTGAGGCAGAAAGAGTTTTGGCTGGTAGTATGTCTCTAGATCGTCCAAGTTATACCATGTAG
- the gspI gene encoding type II secretion system minor pseudopilin GspI, translating to MKSKGFTLLEVMVALAIFAVAAVALTKVAMQYTQSTSNAILRTKAQFVAMNEVALMEINQEWLQGTQSKQVTSQGETWQIDKSAESTVSPNVQKVDLQVSLYDSDKGKVQNGITHLVFFNYPMKAK from the coding sequence ATGAAATCTAAAGGCTTTACTCTATTAGAGGTAATGGTAGCTTTAGCAATTTTTGCAGTAGCTGCTGTCGCGTTAACTAAAGTGGCCATGCAATATACCCAATCTACCTCGAATGCAATTCTTAGAACAAAAGCACAGTTTGTAGCAATGAATGAAGTTGCTTTAATGGAGATTAATCAGGAATGGCTTCAAGGCACTCAAAGTAAGCAGGTTACTTCTCAAGGTGAAACTTGGCAAATTGATAAATCTGCTGAGTCCACAGTCAGCCCGAATGTTCAGAAAGTAGACTTGCAAGTTAGCTTATATGATTCTGATAAAGGGAAAGTTCAAAATGGTATTACCCATTTGGTGTTTTTTAATTATCCAATGAAAGCAAAATAA
- a CDS encoding TatD family hydrolase, giving the protein MFVDTHCHLTMLDLTPYNGDLDLALAAARAEGVSKFMAISVDLDDHIALAEIANRHEDVGYTVGVHPCEDVDTMARATTEHLIELAQSEKVWALGETGLDYYHSTDFVEAQKACFARHIQASKIVKKPVVVHTRSAKHDTVDIIRAENSTHGILHCFTEDWETAKAVLDCGYYISFSGIVSFKNAQDLRDVAKQVPLDRLLIETDSPYLAPVPYRGKTNEPKYVPYVAKALSDVYDKSVEEIAMITSQNFENLLKAI; this is encoded by the coding sequence GTGTTTGTTGATACGCATTGCCATTTAACGATGTTAGATTTAACGCCTTATAACGGTGACCTGGATCTTGCGCTCGCTGCAGCGCGAGCAGAAGGAGTGTCTAAATTTATGGCAATTTCCGTTGATCTTGATGACCATATTGCATTAGCAGAAATTGCAAATAGACATGAAGACGTTGGTTATACGGTAGGTGTGCATCCTTGTGAGGATGTAGATACGATGGCACGTGCAACAACCGAACATTTGATTGAGTTAGCTCAATCAGAAAAGGTGTGGGCTCTGGGTGAAACTGGACTGGACTACTATCACAGTACAGATTTTGTTGAAGCGCAAAAGGCATGTTTTGCAAGGCATATCCAAGCTTCGAAAATTGTAAAAAAACCAGTTGTAGTTCATACGCGTTCAGCAAAGCATGACACGGTAGATATTATTCGTGCAGAAAACTCCACGCATGGAATTTTGCATTGTTTTACTGAAGATTGGGAAACTGCTAAGGCTGTGCTGGATTGTGGTTATTACATTTCTTTTTCAGGTATTGTGTCATTTAAAAATGCACAAGACTTGCGTGATGTAGCTAAACAAGTTCCGCTAGATCGACTTTTAATTGAAACAGATAGTCCTTATTTAGCACCTGTTCCATATCGCGGTAAAACAAATGAACCAAAATATGTGCCTTATGTAGCCAAAGCGCTCAGTGATGTATATGATAAATCGGTTGAGGAAATTGCAATGATTACCTCACAAAATTTTGAGAACTTGCTAAAAGCGATTTAA
- a CDS encoding type II secretion system protein: MKSQSPPKSQKGFTLIEVMVVIVIMTIMTSLVVLNIGGVDQKKAMQARELFLLDVHKIGKESLDQSRVLALSTLSETDVSPFSYELYEYHDQSKLQVQDLKNRWQKYPEFTTRQLPKHVSFTVQPLDVQTYSKATNTDLVGGQAPQLIWFGNGEAKTVKIQFYFEQKTIGSEIQIDHLGKINEI, translated from the coding sequence ATGAAATCTCAATCACCGCCTAAATCACAAAAAGGTTTTACGCTCATTGAAGTGATGGTGGTGATTGTTATTATGACGATTATGACCTCTCTCGTTGTACTCAACATAGGTGGGGTTGACCAAAAGAAAGCGATGCAAGCAAGAGAATTATTTTTGCTTGATGTACATAAAATTGGTAAAGAATCACTTGATCAATCTCGTGTTTTAGCTTTATCTACTCTGAGTGAGACTGATGTTTCCCCATTTTCCTATGAACTGTATGAATACCACGATCAGAGTAAATTACAGGTCCAAGATTTAAAAAACCGCTGGCAGAAATACCCAGAATTTACTACGCGCCAATTGCCTAAACATGTATCGTTTACAGTACAACCTCTAGATGTTCAAACCTATTCAAAAGCTACGAATACAGATTTAGTTGGTGGACAGGCTCCCCAGTTAATTTGGTTTGGAAATGGTGAAGCTAAAACAGTTAAAATACAGTTTTACTTTGAACAAAAAACAATTGGTTCAGAAATACAAATTGATCATTTGGGTAAAATAAATGAAATCTAA
- the gspJ gene encoding type II secretion system minor pseudopilin GspJ, which yields MIKNKYFRFQSTASRLAARSEQMMRGYSEHSSSSCARTKRRFKDSHTRNTVSHLATRSSSARLTRASGFTLVELLVAIAIFAVLSLLGWKIFDYLLKVRDRNAQHEVQLFELQDAYQQVLRDTLQIIPLSANQGGKLHPALELDNQVLYFSKAGVTDPLKQGLSPFERIEYQYDPDQKKLYRLKYSNLNTSNREQPLSSTLLNQVEQFQMMVLTPQEVTKWPEINLDPTKPEEFRKLPKGIKIQLTVAGVSYEWIYSLNQGNLSLSKEGGA from the coding sequence ATGATAAAAAATAAATATTTTCGCTTTCAAAGCACAGCTTCACGTCTTGCGGCACGATCGGAGCAGATGATGAGGGGTTACTCCGAGCACAGCTCTTCGTCTTGCGCTCGGACAAAGCGTCGCTTTAAAGACTCTCACACTCGAAACACAGTTTCTCATCTTGCGACACGATCGAGCAGTGCTCGATTAACTCGTGCCTCAGGATTTACTTTAGTTGAGCTTTTAGTCGCAATTGCAATTTTTGCTGTTTTATCTTTGTTGGGTTGGAAGATTTTTGATTATTTATTAAAAGTCCGTGATCGTAATGCTCAACATGAAGTGCAGCTATTTGAATTACAAGATGCGTATCAACAAGTTTTGCGAGATACATTACAAATTATACCTTTATCGGCAAATCAAGGCGGGAAGCTTCATCCAGCCTTAGAGCTTGATAATCAAGTGCTCTATTTTAGTAAGGCTGGTGTTACTGATCCTTTAAAACAAGGTTTATCACCTTTTGAGCGTATTGAATATCAGTATGATCCTGATCAAAAAAAACTTTATCGTCTTAAATATAGCAATTTAAATACTTCAAATAGAGAGCAGCCCTTATCTAGCACTTTGTTGAATCAGGTCGAACAGTTTCAAATGATGGTGTTAACACCGCAAGAAGTAACAAAGTGGCCAGAAATTAATCTTGATCCCACAAAGCCTGAAGAGTTTAGAAAACTGCCGAAAGGAATAAAAATACAACTCACGGTTGCTGGTGTAAGTTATGAGTGGATTTATAGCTTAAACCAAGGGAATTTATCGCTCTCCAAAGAAGGAGGGGCATAA
- the gspK gene encoding type II secretion system minor pseudopilin GspK: MLHNKKSQQGVALLTILIMVALATILAASIAKHQTNTMENTGYLMRQNQSLLYAKSAEAFFSELLIQDTNNAGGVDHLKETWAQPMPPFPIEDGTVSGRLIDESGKFNLNNLTTNEGKVNEAAKSWFERLLVRVGLPAELSQAVIDWQDPDEEPSGPMGAESSYYEGLDPSYLASNAKFHRIEELKLVRGFDGKKYDLIAPYISALPENTKVNINTASPLVLASIDQKLDVGAVEKELQMRQQNLKFFQNVDELWQLNAFSTVDTQKRTEVNSLLDVKSSFFQAQIEVILNNRKRQFTSALMRNDKQAYVYSRNMSPFN, translated from the coding sequence ATGTTGCACAATAAAAAGAGCCAGCAAGGTGTAGCATTACTCACAATTTTGATTATGGTTGCATTGGCTACAATTTTAGCTGCCTCTATTGCAAAGCATCAAACCAATACGATGGAAAACACTGGTTATTTAATGCGTCAAAATCAGTCATTACTCTATGCAAAAAGTGCAGAAGCTTTTTTTTCTGAGTTATTAATTCAAGATACAAACAATGCTGGTGGCGTTGATCATTTAAAAGAAACATGGGCACAGCCAATGCCACCTTTTCCAATAGAAGATGGAACTGTGTCAGGGCGTTTAATAGACGAATCAGGGAAATTTAACTTAAACAATTTAACGACCAATGAAGGTAAAGTAAATGAAGCTGCCAAAAGCTGGTTTGAGCGCTTACTTGTACGTGTAGGCTTGCCAGCAGAGTTAAGTCAAGCAGTTATCGATTGGCAAGATCCAGATGAAGAACCATCTGGACCTATGGGTGCTGAAAGCAGTTATTATGAAGGCCTTGATCCTAGCTATTTAGCTTCAAATGCTAAATTTCATCGTATCGAAGAGTTGAAATTAGTAAGAGGTTTTGACGGTAAGAAATATGATTTAATCGCACCGTATATTTCTGCATTACCTGAAAATACAAAAGTGAATATTAATACCGCTTCACCATTAGTCTTAGCGAGTATTGATCAAAAATTGGATGTAGGGGCGGTAGAAAAAGAACTTCAAATGCGCCAACAAAATTTAAAATTCTTTCAAAATGTTGATGAGTTATGGCAATTGAATGCTTTTTCAACAGTCGATACTCAAAAGAGAACTGAGGTGAATAGCCTGTTGGATGTAAAGTCGAGTTTTTTTCAAGCACAAATTGAGGTCATTCTTAATAATAGAAAAAGACAATTTACAAGTGCACTTATGCGTAATGATAAGCAGGCTTATGTTTATTCTAGAAATATGTCGCCATTTAACTAG
- a CDS encoding TetR/AcrR family transcriptional regulator, with amino-acid sequence MDRQAQFRAREVLIFQVAEQLLLENGEAGMTLDVLAAELDLAKGTLYKHFQSKDELYMLLIIRNERMLLEMIQDTEKAFPEHLAFFMLHHLHHPERTVLFHQIEEKLSITAQGVHHLFNELYQVRKQRLRIIIRMTDHYLESIQSNMTTRDYLASIWSLTHGAAAILNSSFYQRYLGSRDTLRVAYIDQALALPKQAVEQYA; translated from the coding sequence ATGGATCGTCAGGCTCAGTTCCGAGCAAGAGAAGTATTAATATTTCAGGTTGCGGAGCAATTATTGCTAGAAAATGGCGAAGCTGGAATGACACTTGATGTCTTGGCTGCTGAGCTTGATTTAGCAAAAGGAACTTTGTACAAACACTTTCAGAGTAAAGATGAATTGTACATGCTATTGATTATTCGTAATGAACGTATGTTACTCGAAATGATTCAAGATACGGAAAAGGCCTTTCCGGAACACTTGGCCTTTTTTATGTTGCATCATTTACATCATCCTGAGCGGACAGTTTTATTTCATCAAATTGAAGAAAAACTTTCGATTACGGCTCAAGGTGTACATCACCTTTTTAATGAACTCTATCAAGTGCGTAAACAGCGATTACGAATTATCATTCGTATGACAGATCACTATTTAGAATCGATTCAAAGCAATATGACAACCCGAGATTATCTTGCATCTATTTGGTCATTAACTCATGGCGCAGCAGCTATTCTCAACTCAAGTTTTTACCAACGGTATTTAGGTTCAAGGGACACGTTAAGAGTGGCTTATATTGATCAGGCATTAGCCTTACCTAAACAAGCTGTTGAACAATATGCTTAA